A genome region from Anastrepha ludens isolate Willacy chromosome 3, idAnaLude1.1, whole genome shotgun sequence includes the following:
- the LOC128857562 gene encoding exocyst complex component 5-like, with product MTLLRLALLGVLFVVITNLPESKAATTNSTATTTTTTTTTTAATTTTTTVASSSNSNAAARRPKPLIQLQRRTQQQHQQRQQQLQLPLQQQLLQVVIVMPPQDVEDVPQGEEED from the exons ATGACACTTCTACGTTTAgctttgttgggtgttttatTTGTGGTGATCACAAATTTGCCCGAATCGAAGGCCGCAACCACTAATTCAACTGCAACGAcgacaacaactacaactacaacaacagctGCAACTACCACTACAACAACAGTTGCTTCAAGTAGTAATAGTAATGCCGCTGCAAGAC GGCCCAAACCACTAATTCAACTTCAACGACGAactcaacaacaacatcaacaacgacaacaacagctTCAACTACCACTACAACAGCAGTTGCTTCAAGTAGTAATAGTAATGCCGCCGCAAGACGTAGAAGACGTGCCgcaaggagaagaagaagactag